The window CGAGATGAAGCGGCTCGCCGTACCGGCCTCCGCCGACTCCATCCCGTCCTCCGCCATGCAGGAGGACCACGTCTCCATGGGCTGGTCGGCGGCGCGCAAGCTGCGGACGGCCGTCGGCAACCTGAACCGGATCATCGCGATCGAGCTCTACGCCGCCGCGCGCGCCGTGGAACTGCGCGAGGGCCTGACGCCGGCTCCGGCGAGCCGGGCGGTCATCGACGCCGCCCGCGAGGCGGGGGTCGGCGGACCGGGCCCGGACCGCTTCCTCGCGCCCGACCTCGCCGCCGCGGACGCCTTCGTGCGGGACGGCGGCCTCCTCGCGGCGGCCGAGACCGTCACCGGCCCGCTGCAGTAGGACGGCGGGCCGGAGCCCAAGTCGGTGGAGCGCCGGGCGGGTTCAGAAGCCCAGGCGCTCCCGGCGCACGGAGTAGACCACGAAACCGGCGCCCAGTATGAGGAGCGAGGTGCCGCCGACGACGTAGGGGGTCGTGTCGATGCTTCCGGTGTCGGCGAGTTCGGTCCCGCCGCCGGTGGGCGCGTCCTCCTGGACGTCGGACACCTGCGCCGCCGCGGCGGGTCGCCCCTGCTCCGTGACCTGGGCCGTCGGCGGCGCCGGGTCCGCCCCTCTCGCCGGAGTGCCCACCGAGGCGTCCGCGGAGGGGACGAACCACAGGGCGCCCAGCAGGGTGCCGGCGGCGGTGGCGGTCAGCAACGTACGGCGAGCGGATGACACGGAATATCGATCCCCTTGTGGCGCTGGTGAATTGGCCGTGTGGGGCGATGTTAGTGAACGTCGCGGGTCACGGGAAAGTCACGGGAGGTTTGAGCCGTACGCTCCGTCCATGAGCACTCCAGAGACTTCACGTTTTGTCCGCGTCAGCGTCGAGCTCGTCGTCGAGATCGAGGACGCGGAAGCAGTCATCGCCGCGGCCCGCAGCCGGATCGCCGAACACGCCGAGGACGGCGAGCTGGACCCCGCGGAGCGGGCGCACGCCGAGGGAGCTGTGACGGAGGACACCGCCGAGGCCCTGGCGTACCTGGTCGATCCGTTCGACCTGGTGGGCGAGGTACCGGGGGTCGAACTCCAGCAGGCCTCCTGGTCGAGCGAACGCATCGACTACGACCCCGATTCGCCGGACTGGGAGTTCGACGAGGATGATGTCGACGGGGACGACGAGGAAGTGGACGCCGCGGGTCACTCCGGCTGACGTCGCACGGGTCACATCGGCGACCCCGGGCGCAACCGGCGCCCGGGGTTTCGTCGTCTCACGCAACGCGCAGGCCGGGCCGCGCACCGTCCGCTGCGGCGGACGTGGCGAGTTCCACACCTCACGACGTGGGAAATGGGACGAAACGGTCGTAGCGTTGAGTGCTCGCGACGGGGGACTCGAGGTGTTTTGGGACTCGCCAACGATGGAGAAGCGTGTGATGACGAACAGTAAGCGGCGCAGGCGCCTGACGGCCGCGTCCGCACTGCTCGGCGGTGTACTGGTGCTCACGGCCTGTTCCGGCGGCAGCGACGCGGCCGACGGCGGTGGGGACTCCTCGCGGGCCAAGGCCGACAAGGCCGCGGCTGAGGAGTCGTCGGAGGCCCAGATCAAGATCACACCAGCGGACGGCTCCGACAACGCCTCGATCAACAACTCCGCTGCCGTCACCGTGGCCAAGGGCACGTTGACGAAGGTGACCATGACGACCACCGACGGCAAGGCCGTCGAGGGGCAGATATCAGCCGACAAGACGAGCTGGAAGCCCAGTGCCCAGCTCGAGCGGGCCACCACCTACAAGGTGGCCGCGACCGCCACGGACGCCAAGGGCCGCGACGCCCACGAGAACGGCTCCTTCACCACGGTCGCCCCCGCGCACAGCTTCATCGGCTCGTTCACGCCGGACAACGGCACCACCGTGGGTGTCGGCATGCCCGTGTCGATCAACTTCGACAAGGCGATCACGAACAAGGCGGATGTCGAGAAGGGCATCACCGTCACCTCCTCCAGCGGTCAGGAGGTCGCCTGCCACTGGTTCGGCGTCCAGCGGATGGACTGCCGTCCCGAGCACTACTGGCAGGAGAACTCCACCGTCACGCTGAAGCTCGATCTCGACGGCGTCGAGGGCGCCCAGGGTGTCTTCGGCGTGCAGCAGAAGACGGTCACCTTCAACATCGGCCGCAACCAGGTCTCCTACGTCGACGCCAAGACCAAGCAGATGAGGGTCACGCGGGACGGCAAGACCGTCAAGACCATCCCGATCTCCGCCGGCTCCCCCGAGAACACCACCTACGAGGGCGCGATGGTGATCTCCGAGAAGTTCCAGCAGACCCGGATGAACGGCGCCACGGTCGGCTTCACCGACGACGACGGCAAGGGCGAGTACGACATCAAGGACGTGCCGCACGCCATGCGTCTGACCAACTCCGGCACCTTCATCCACGGCAACTACTGGGGCGGACCGGGCGTCTTCGGCAACGTCAACACCAGCCACGGCTGTGTGGGCCTGCAGGACAAGAAGGGCGCCAACGACCCGAACACCCCGGGCGCGTGGTTCTTCAACAACTCGATCGTCGGTGACGTCGTCGTCGTCCAGAACACCGGCGACAAGACCGTCGCCCCGGACAACGGCCTCAACGGCTGGAACCTGAGCTGGGCTCAGTGGAAGGCCGGTTCGCCCGCCTGACGACCGCTCGGCCTCCCCAAGACCGGTGCCGCCCCTCGGGGTTGCACCGGTCTTCTCATGCTTCTCTCAGCGCGGCCTCAAGTCCTCATCAGGGTGCGCCCCTACCGTCGGCCGCATGTTCTTCACCTACCTGAGGCGCGAGCTGCGCCGCCGTCGAAAGGCGGCTCTCGTCGTCGCCTCCGGCCTCGCGCTGGGCATCGCGCTGGTCATCGTGGTCAACTCCGTGTCCAGCGGCATGAGCAGGGCGCAGGACAAGGTCCTGCAGTCGCTGTACGGGCTGGGCACGGACATGACCGTCAGCAAGGCCGCCACGCCGACGTCCGGCGACGCGCGCCCGCGCTTCAAGTTCGACGCCCAGGAGAACGGCGACAAGAACGACCAGAGCAGCGACCGGGTCATGGCGCAAGGCTTCACCACCCTGCCCGCCTCCACGGTCGACAAGGTGGCGGACCAGCGGGGCGTCTCCTCCGCGGTCGGCGGGCTCAGCCTCAACGTGGTGAGGATCAACGGCCAGTTCACCCGAGGCCAGTTCAAGCAGGACGGCGAGGGCGGGCAGACGCGCGGCGCGCCCGGCTCCGGGCCGCAGGGCCGGGTCATGGGCGGCGGCGCCGACTTCGACGTCAACCAGTACACGGTCTACGGCACCGACGTGACCCACCCGGAGCTCGGCCCGCTGACCTCCTCGAAGATCACCGACGGCCGCACCTTCAAGACCGTTGAGACCGATGCCAAGGTCGTCGTCGCCGACTCGGCGTACGCCAAGGAGAAGAAGCTCAAGGTCGGCGGCAGCGTCACCATCAAGAAGGTCAAGTACGAGGTGATCGGCATCGCCACCGCGAGCAGCGGGGACGCGGCGGCCAACCTGTACATCCCGCTGAAGCAGGCGCAGACCCTCAGCGGCGACAAGGACAAGGTCACCACGATCTACGTCAAGGCGACCGACTCCCAGCAGATAGACGCCGTCAAGAGCGCCATCCAGAAGAACGTCCCGGACACCACGGTCACCACCTCCGCCGACCTGGCCAAGACCGTCTCCGGCTCCCTGTCCACCGCCTCCGACCTGGCCACCAGCGTCGGCAAGTGGCTGTCCATCGCGGTGCTCGTGGCCGCCTTCCTCGTCGCCGGACTGCTGACCTCCTCGGCGGTCTCCCGGCGGGTGCGCGAGTTCGGCACGCTCAAGGCGCTGGGCTGGAAGTCGGGCCGGGTGACCCGGCAGGTGGTCGGCGAGGCCGTCGTCAACGGACTGGTCGGCGGTGTTCTCGGCATCGCTCTCGGCCTGGCGGGCGCCTATGCGGTGACCGCGATCAGCCCGACGCTCCAGGCGCAGCTCGGCGGCTCGGGCGGCGGGGCCGGCGGTCCGGGCGGCGAGGGCGTCTTCCGCGCCGGCGGCCTCGGCGGCCCCGGCCGGCAGGCCGCGAAGTCCCTGGAGGTCGCGCTCACCGCGCCGGTCAGCCTCACCACCATCGTCCTCGCGGTCGGCCTCGCCGTGGCCGGTGGCCTGATCGCCGGCGCGTTCGGCGGCTGGCGGGCCTCCCGGCTGCGTCCGGCGGACGCCCTGCGGCGCGTCGAGTAGCGCGCCGCCCTCCGCGAACCGCCGGGCCATCGGCCCTCTTCTCCCCGCATCCCAGGAGTTGCTTCCCCCATGTACGAACTCACCGGCGTCACCAAGCACTACACCCGGGGCAAGGAGGTCGTCCGAGCCCTCGACGAGGTCGACCTGACCATCGGCGACGGCGACCGGCTGGTCATCCAGGGCCCCACCGGCGGCGGCAAGTCGACGCTGCTGCAGATGCTGGGCGGCCTGGACCGGCCCACCTCCGGCCAGGTCGTCCTCGACGGCACCGACCTGGCGAAGCTGCCCGAGGCCCGGCTGACCCGGGTGCGCAGCGAGAGCATCGGCTTCGTCTTCCAGTCCTTCAACCTGATCCCGACGCTGACCGCGCAGGAGAACGTCGAGACCGCCCTCGTCCCGCTCGGCATCAAGGCCGCCGAACGGCGCGAACGGGCCGCCGAGGCACTGGAGTCGGTCGGGCTCGGCGAGCGGCTCGGACACCTGCCGTCCGAGATGTCCGGCGGCCAGCAGCAGCGCGTCGCCATCGCCCGCGCCCTGGTCAAGCAGCCGAAGGTGCTGCTCGCCGACGAGCCCACCGGAAACCTCGACGAGTCCATGCGCGACGAGATCATGGACGTACTCGAACGCATGTGGAAGGAGCACGGGTTGACGTTCGTCATGGTCACCCACGACTCCGCCATCGCGAGGAAGGCCCCCCGCGTGGCGACCATCCGCAAGGGGCGCATCACTGTCAAGGAGAACGCGGGGGCCTGAACGGGAGGGAAACGAGAGGAACCGACCGCACCCCGCCATTGAGCGCGTGATCACCCCCCGGCATACTTCCTCTTCCGGGGGGTGGGGGTGTAGCGCACTTGTGCGAGCCTTCCCCCGGTCGAGTGGACAGGGAATCCGCTCGACACTCCGTTTCCAGGGGGAGTTTTGCGCAGACAAGTGAAAAGAGCGGGCGTGGCCGCGGTCGCCGCGGCGGCAGCCGTCGCCCTCGCCGCGGGTATGACCAGCCCCGCGTCGGCGCGGCCCGAGCACCGCGCCGCCAACGCCGCCGGGCCCGCGGCCCACCGCACCATCACTCTCATCACCGGCGACCGGGTCACCGTGGACGCCAAGGGCCGCGTGATCGGCCTGCACCGGGCCGAGGGCCGCGAGCAGATACCCGTGCAGGTCCGCCGAATGGGCGGACGCACCCTCGTCGTACCGGCCGATGCGTCCCGCCTGATCGCCTCCGGCAAGCTGGACCAACGCCTTTTCGACATCACCGAGTTGAACAAGTCCGCCACCCGCAGGTCGTTCAAGGACGGACTGAAGGTCATCGTCGGCTACCAGGGCGCGGCCACCGCCGCCCGGGCCGACGTCCGCGAGGCCGGCACCCTGCGCCGGGCCCTGAAGGCGCTGAACGCCGACGCGGTGCAGACCCCCGTCAAGGACACGCCCGAGCTGTGGGAGGCGCTCACCGACGGCGACC of the Streptomyces sp. NBC_01788 genome contains:
- a CDS encoding LPXTG cell wall anchor domain-containing protein, translating into MSSARRTLLTATAAGTLLGALWFVPSADASVGTPARGADPAPPTAQVTEQGRPAAAAQVSDVQEDAPTGGGTELADTGSIDTTPYVVGGTSLLILGAGFVVYSVRRERLGF
- a CDS encoding L,D-transpeptidase, with the protein product MTNSKRRRRLTAASALLGGVLVLTACSGGSDAADGGGDSSRAKADKAAAEESSEAQIKITPADGSDNASINNSAAVTVAKGTLTKVTMTTTDGKAVEGQISADKTSWKPSAQLERATTYKVAATATDAKGRDAHENGSFTTVAPAHSFIGSFTPDNGTTVGVGMPVSINFDKAITNKADVEKGITVTSSSGQEVACHWFGVQRMDCRPEHYWQENSTVTLKLDLDGVEGAQGVFGVQQKTVTFNIGRNQVSYVDAKTKQMRVTRDGKTVKTIPISAGSPENTTYEGAMVISEKFQQTRMNGATVGFTDDDGKGEYDIKDVPHAMRLTNSGTFIHGNYWGGPGVFGNVNTSHGCVGLQDKKGANDPNTPGAWFFNNSIVGDVVVVQNTGDKTVAPDNGLNGWNLSWAQWKAGSPA
- a CDS encoding ABC transporter permease — translated: MFFTYLRRELRRRRKAALVVASGLALGIALVIVVNSVSSGMSRAQDKVLQSLYGLGTDMTVSKAATPTSGDARPRFKFDAQENGDKNDQSSDRVMAQGFTTLPASTVDKVADQRGVSSAVGGLSLNVVRINGQFTRGQFKQDGEGGQTRGAPGSGPQGRVMGGGADFDVNQYTVYGTDVTHPELGPLTSSKITDGRTFKTVETDAKVVVADSAYAKEKKLKVGGSVTIKKVKYEVIGIATASSGDAAANLYIPLKQAQTLSGDKDKVTTIYVKATDSQQIDAVKSAIQKNVPDTTVTTSADLAKTVSGSLSTASDLATSVGKWLSIAVLVAAFLVAGLLTSSAVSRRVREFGTLKALGWKSGRVTRQVVGEAVVNGLVGGVLGIALGLAGAYAVTAISPTLQAQLGGSGGGAGGPGGEGVFRAGGLGGPGRQAAKSLEVALTAPVSLTTIVLAVGLAVAGGLIAGAFGGWRASRLRPADALRRVE
- a CDS encoding ABC transporter ATP-binding protein, yielding MYELTGVTKHYTRGKEVVRALDEVDLTIGDGDRLVIQGPTGGGKSTLLQMLGGLDRPTSGQVVLDGTDLAKLPEARLTRVRSESIGFVFQSFNLIPTLTAQENVETALVPLGIKAAERRERAAEALESVGLGERLGHLPSEMSGGQQQRVAIARALVKQPKVLLADEPTGNLDESMRDEIMDVLERMWKEHGLTFVMVTHDSAIARKAPRVATIRKGRITVKENAGA